A window of the Labrus mixtus chromosome 8, fLabMix1.1, whole genome shotgun sequence genome harbors these coding sequences:
- the LOC132978398 gene encoding cytochrome P450 7B1 isoform X1 has translation MFQTVTCCGHTSNPPDITVCSECELQTLVVSIHFQEFSFVKQFFLFSLGCRREGEPPLINGWIPYIGKALEFGQDANRFLDKHKRKFGDIFTVQMAGKYMTFVMDPLLFPNIIKHGRQLDFHEFSNKVAPMTFGYPPTNSGKFPHMQEQISRSFQLLQGDNLTVLTESMMGNLMLLLRQDYLGEGAGREGCWRSSRMYEFCNSLMFEATFLTMYGRPVTAPRHSGTSVLREDFARFDSMFPLLIAQIPIGLLRRTKTIRQKLINYFLPHRMSCWSHTSQFIQRRSEVLEQYDTLRDADKAAHHFAMLWASVGNTIPACFWSMYYLVSHPEALEVVRQEIHDVLKLSEVEFSSDRDVTLSREQLDKLLFLESAINESLRLSSASMNIRVVQEDFSLRLNAERSVAVRKGDIIALYPQSMHMDPEIYEEPQTFRLDRYIQDGREKTDFFKDGQKLKYYLMPFGSGSSMCPGRYFAINEIKQFLCMMLLYFDLQLEAGQSRATLDSSRAGLGILLPAQDVSFRYRLRAV, from the exons ATGTTTCAGACTGTCACCTGCTGCGGTCACACATCCAATCCCCCCGACATCACAGTCTGCTCAGAGTGCGAGTTACAAACGCTGGTCGTGTCgatacattttcaggagttcagttttgtgaaacagttttttcttttctctctcggTTGCAGGAGAGAAGGCGAGCCTCCGCTGATTAACGGATGGATTCCTTACATCGGAAAAGCGCTGGAGTTTGGACAAGACGCCAACAGATTCCTGGACAAACATAAGAGGAAGTTCGGAGACATTTTTACAGTGCAGATGGCAG gtaAATACATGACCTTCGTCATGGACCCGTTACTCTTTCCAAACATCATCAAACATGGCCGCCAGCTCGACTTCCACGAGTTCTCCAACAAGGTGGCGCCGATGACCTTCGGCTACCCGCCCACCAACAGCGGGAAGTTCCCGCACATGCAGGAACAGATCAGCCGCTCCTTTCAGCTCCTCCAGGGGGACAACCTCACTGTCCTGACAGAGAGCATGATGGGTAATCTCATGCTGCTGCTCCGTCAGGATTACctgggggagggggcggggcgggaaggctgctggaggagcagcaggatgtACGAGTTCTgtaactctctgatgttcgaGGCCACTTTCCTCACTATGTATGGCCGGCCGGTGACGGCGCCGAGGCACAGCGGGACAAGCGTTCTGCGTGAGGACTTTGCCAGGTTTGATTCCATGTTTCCTCTGCTAATAGCTCAGATACCCATCGGGCTGCTGAGGCGCACCAAGACCATCCGCCAGAAACTCATCAACTACTTCCTGCCGCACAGGATGTCGTGCTGGTCCCACACCTCGCAGTTCATCCAGAGACGGTCGGAGGTGCTCGAACAGTACGACACGCTAAGGGACGCCGACAAAGCAG CTCATCACTTCGCCATGCTCTGGGCGTCGGTGGGGAACACCATCCCCGCCTGCTTCTGGTCCATGTACTACCTGGTGAGTCACCCCGAGGCCCTGGAGGTCGTCCGTCAGGAGATCCACGACGTCCTGAAGCTCAGCGAGGTGGAGTTCAGCAGCGACAGAGACGTGACGCTGAGCAGAGAGCAGCTGGACAAGCTTCTGTTTCTGG AGAGCGCCATCAACGAGAGTCTCCGCCTGTCCTCGGCCTCCATGAACATCCGAGTGGTTCAGGAGGACTTCAGTCTGCGGCTGAACGCCGAGCGCTCGGTGGCCGTCAGGAAAGGTGACATCATCGCCCTCTACCCTCAGAGTATGCATATGGACCCGGAGATCTACGAGGAGCCACAG ACGTTCCGACTCGACCGTTACATCCAGGACGGCAGAGAGAAGACGGACTTCTTCAAGGACGGTCAGAAGCTCAAGTATTACCTGATGCCGTTCGGCTCCGGCTCCTCCATGTGTCCCGGGCGATACTTCGCCATCAACGAGATCAAGCAGTTCCTGTGTATGATGCTGCTCTACTTCGACCTGCAGCTGGAGGCGGGGCAGAGCCGAGCCACGCTGGACTCCAGCAGGGCCGGGCTGGGCATCCTGCTGCCCGCTCAGGACGTCAGCTTCCGCTACAGACTGAGAGCAGTCTGA
- the LOC132978398 gene encoding cytochrome P450 7B1 isoform X2, with product MSPLLLLLLGLLSLLLGLLRRRKRREGEPPLINGWIPYIGKALEFGQDANRFLDKHKRKFGDIFTVQMAGKYMTFVMDPLLFPNIIKHGRQLDFHEFSNKVAPMTFGYPPTNSGKFPHMQEQISRSFQLLQGDNLTVLTESMMGNLMLLLRQDYLGEGAGREGCWRSSRMYEFCNSLMFEATFLTMYGRPVTAPRHSGTSVLREDFARFDSMFPLLIAQIPIGLLRRTKTIRQKLINYFLPHRMSCWSHTSQFIQRRSEVLEQYDTLRDADKAAHHFAMLWASVGNTIPACFWSMYYLVSHPEALEVVRQEIHDVLKLSEVEFSSDRDVTLSREQLDKLLFLESAINESLRLSSASMNIRVVQEDFSLRLNAERSVAVRKGDIIALYPQSMHMDPEIYEEPQTFRLDRYIQDGREKTDFFKDGQKLKYYLMPFGSGSSMCPGRYFAINEIKQFLCMMLLYFDLQLEAGQSRATLDSSRAGLGILLPAQDVSFRYRLRAV from the exons atgtccccgctgctgctgctcctgctcggCCTGCTCTCCCTGCTGCTCGGCCTGCTCCGCCGGAGGAAGAG GAGAGAAGGCGAGCCTCCGCTGATTAACGGATGGATTCCTTACATCGGAAAAGCGCTGGAGTTTGGACAAGACGCCAACAGATTCCTGGACAAACATAAGAGGAAGTTCGGAGACATTTTTACAGTGCAGATGGCAG gtaAATACATGACCTTCGTCATGGACCCGTTACTCTTTCCAAACATCATCAAACATGGCCGCCAGCTCGACTTCCACGAGTTCTCCAACAAGGTGGCGCCGATGACCTTCGGCTACCCGCCCACCAACAGCGGGAAGTTCCCGCACATGCAGGAACAGATCAGCCGCTCCTTTCAGCTCCTCCAGGGGGACAACCTCACTGTCCTGACAGAGAGCATGATGGGTAATCTCATGCTGCTGCTCCGTCAGGATTACctgggggagggggcggggcgggaaggctgctggaggagcagcaggatgtACGAGTTCTgtaactctctgatgttcgaGGCCACTTTCCTCACTATGTATGGCCGGCCGGTGACGGCGCCGAGGCACAGCGGGACAAGCGTTCTGCGTGAGGACTTTGCCAGGTTTGATTCCATGTTTCCTCTGCTAATAGCTCAGATACCCATCGGGCTGCTGAGGCGCACCAAGACCATCCGCCAGAAACTCATCAACTACTTCCTGCCGCACAGGATGTCGTGCTGGTCCCACACCTCGCAGTTCATCCAGAGACGGTCGGAGGTGCTCGAACAGTACGACACGCTAAGGGACGCCGACAAAGCAG CTCATCACTTCGCCATGCTCTGGGCGTCGGTGGGGAACACCATCCCCGCCTGCTTCTGGTCCATGTACTACCTGGTGAGTCACCCCGAGGCCCTGGAGGTCGTCCGTCAGGAGATCCACGACGTCCTGAAGCTCAGCGAGGTGGAGTTCAGCAGCGACAGAGACGTGACGCTGAGCAGAGAGCAGCTGGACAAGCTTCTGTTTCTGG AGAGCGCCATCAACGAGAGTCTCCGCCTGTCCTCGGCCTCCATGAACATCCGAGTGGTTCAGGAGGACTTCAGTCTGCGGCTGAACGCCGAGCGCTCGGTGGCCGTCAGGAAAGGTGACATCATCGCCCTCTACCCTCAGAGTATGCATATGGACCCGGAGATCTACGAGGAGCCACAG ACGTTCCGACTCGACCGTTACATCCAGGACGGCAGAGAGAAGACGGACTTCTTCAAGGACGGTCAGAAGCTCAAGTATTACCTGATGCCGTTCGGCTCCGGCTCCTCCATGTGTCCCGGGCGATACTTCGCCATCAACGAGATCAAGCAGTTCCTGTGTATGATGCTGCTCTACTTCGACCTGCAGCTGGAGGCGGGGCAGAGCCGAGCCACGCTGGACTCCAGCAGGGCCGGGCTGGGCATCCTGCTGCCCGCTCAGGACGTCAGCTTCCGCTACAGACTGAGAGCAGTCTGA